One part of the Manis pentadactyla isolate mManPen7 unplaced genomic scaffold, mManPen7.hap1 scaffold_241, whole genome shotgun sequence genome encodes these proteins:
- the LOC118933640 gene encoding E3 ubiquitin-protein ligase Arkadia-like, with protein sequence MYAQLHDASVFLTDAALTRRRHEASAGPNSYGNPPAQAQSPPVIPHPVHASHSNMSCHAPPPHPVAPPPPTNLDTTAAPIPQHPHATNQPIPYYIPGTAPPGQRLHRHEVAQRMEHRRMMMQHTMLGPERPPPHTHRMHPYSGHGHPVPGTMSLHPR encoded by the exons ATGTACGCTCAACTGCACGATGCCTCTGTTTTCCTTACAGATGCTGCTTTGACAAGACGGCGTCATGAAGCCTCTGCCGGCCCAAACTCCTACGGAAACCCACCTGCTCAGGCTCAGTCTCCACCTGTTATTCCTCACCCTGTGCATGCCTCCCATTCTAACATGTCTTGTCAtgcacccccacctcaccccgtggcacccccaccccctactAATTTAGACACCACAGCTGCACCAATCCCGCAGCATCCTCATGCCACAAACCAGCCAATTCCGTATTACATTCCAGGCACAGCACCTCCAGGACAGAGACTGCATCGTCATGAAGTTGCGCAGAGGATGGAACATCGAAGGATGATGATGCAGCATACAAT gctgggacctgagcgccccccacctcacacacacaGGATGCACCCCTACAGTGGACACGGACATCCTGTGCCTGGGACTATGTCCTTACATCCTCGGTAG